Proteins from a single region of Streptococcus oralis:
- a CDS encoding DUF6574 domain-containing protein: MTQEWFESADLEKKSPQPKSEIQPNEPETSETVETEPQVSEETSVSPKELEIHEEEAPEMIEEAQTKEEGEGKAEEEHKPETPAKEKSILSKALESPYIPDIDPRKTARFKEEIALFWTWLLDAIQEPTASKTTDQKHRYSVFGLLTLLSSINLFFSIYHIKHLYYGYMASIANSLPNQLPPLNLFAGLSILVASALFYFSIILGGFTVRRVLDQESDFTFQEACDRYSRLFAIPLVLTALASFFALFGGLRFAGILTLLSMAIFALGNLFVISKPSKTSNLDPFYRFLLAVLLDGAILLPFFIAELALTVDYLRILTFF, translated from the coding sequence ATGACACAAGAATGGTTTGAAAGTGCCGATCTTGAGAAGAAATCACCTCAGCCAAAATCAGAAATCCAGCCCAACGAGCCAGAGACTTCGGAAACTGTGGAAACTGAACCACAAGTAAGCGAAGAAACTTCTGTCTCACCTAAAGAGTTAGAAATACATGAGGAGGAAGCTCCCGAAATGATTGAGGAAGCCCAAACCAAGGAAGAGGGAGAAGGGAAAGCTGAAGAGGAACACAAGCCAGAAACCCCTGCAAAAGAGAAAAGTATCCTCAGCAAGGCTTTAGAAAGCCCCTATATCCCAGATATTGACCCTCGTAAAACTGCTCGATTCAAAGAAGAAATCGCACTGTTTTGGACTTGGCTACTGGATGCTATCCAAGAACCAACTGCCAGCAAGACTACGGACCAAAAGCATCGTTACAGTGTCTTTGGCCTGCTCACTTTGCTGTCTTCTATTAATCTTTTCTTTAGTATCTATCATATCAAGCACCTCTACTATGGCTATATGGCATCTATTGCCAATAGTTTACCTAACCAGCTCCCTCCTTTAAATCTCTTTGCTGGACTTTCTATCTTAGTCGCTAGCGCTCTATTTTACTTTTCTATCATTTTGGGAGGCTTTACTGTCCGACGTGTGCTGGATCAGGAGAGCGACTTCACATTCCAAGAAGCTTGCGATCGTTACAGCCGACTCTTTGCTATCCCACTTGTCCTAACAGCTCTAGCAAGTTTCTTTGCACTCTTTGGTGGCTTACGATTTGCTGGCATCCTCACTCTTCTAAGCATGGCCATCTTTGCCCTTGGAAATCTCTTTGTGATTAGCAAGCCAAGTAAAACCAGCAACCTTGACCCATTTTATCGTTTCTTGCTAGCTGTCTTACTTGATGGTGCTATTCTCTTACCCTTCTTCATTGCAGAGCTCGCGCTGACAGTAGACTACCTTCGCATCCTGACATTCTTTTAA
- a CDS encoding DUF4097 family beta strand repeat-containing protein, which translates to MRKLTKGFLIFGVVSTILGFIMIIVGAQSNGIQSLLAMSKDPVYDNRIEEVTFGSEVEKLDLTLEEHSLTITESVDDKIHITYHPSVSGRHDLTTGMSDKTLSVTDKQASQHRFLGSGIEGLLRIASNYSHRFDEVILSLPKGRRLQAITVSANRGQTNIRQANLENATIKTKGYLLRITESSIKNSTLTTPHIINIFDTEFTDSQVKTEREHIYAENIKVHGKVELEAHSTLNLILSQKETDRINLDLSSQHGGIYHKPKEEHRGQKENQLANPYKTEKADIKDLLIAKANQDIYLPKEEHSASSRNH; encoded by the coding sequence ATGCGTAAATTGACAAAAGGATTTCTCATCTTTGGTGTGGTTTCCACGATCCTTGGTTTTATCATGATTATTGTAGGTGCCCAGTCCAATGGTATTCAAAGTTTACTCGCCATGTCAAAAGACCCCGTCTATGACAATCGTATCGAAGAAGTTACCTTTGGAAGTGAAGTGGAAAAACTTGATTTGACCCTTGAAGAACATAGCCTAACCATCACAGAGTCTGTAGATGACAAGATCCATATCACCTATCATCCTTCCGTGTCTGGTCGTCACGATCTGACTACTGGCATGAGTGACAAAACACTGAGCGTCACTGACAAACAAGCCTCCCAACATCGCTTTCTAGGTTCAGGAATCGAAGGCCTACTTCGTATTGCCAGCAATTATTCTCACCGTTTTGACGAAGTCATTCTCTCCCTCCCCAAAGGAAGAAGGCTGCAAGCGATCACCGTCTCAGCCAATCGTGGACAAACCAATATTCGTCAAGCCAATCTTGAAAATGCGACAATCAAAACAAAAGGCTACCTCTTAAGAATAACAGAAAGCTCTATCAAGAATAGTACACTAACGACACCTCATATCATCAATATCTTTGATACCGAATTTACAGATAGCCAGGTCAAGACGGAAAGGGAACACATCTATGCTGAGAATATCAAGGTCCACGGCAAGGTTGAGCTAGAGGCCCATTCCACTCTAAACCTCATTCTCTCCCAGAAAGAGACTGACCGTATCAATCTAGATCTTTCTTCTCAGCATGGTGGTATCTATCATAAACCCAAAGAAGAACATCGTGGACAAAAAGAGAATCAACTTGCCAACCCTTATAAAACTGAAAAAGCAGATATCAAAGATCTACTCATTGCAAAAGCCAACCAAGATATCTACCTACCTAAAGAAGAGCACTCTGCTTCGTCTAGAAACCATTGA
- a CDS encoding DUF1700 domain-containing protein — protein sequence MTRTDYLTQLETYLHKLPEADRIEAMDYFKELFDDAGPEGEEELIASLGTPKEAAHDVLSDLLDKKVNEAPAQKNDRQLLHIALLALLAAPIGIPVGIAIILTIIGLFIAAVSVILAFFTISVTGILLGGVFIVESFSVLVEAKSAFILIFGAGLLSIGASSLVLLGISYVARFFGLLVVRLVQWILKKGKRGDRHA from the coding sequence ATGACAAGAACTGACTATCTGACTCAGTTAGAAACCTATCTCCATAAACTGCCTGAAGCTGACCGCATCGAAGCTATGGACTACTTTAAGGAACTATTTGACGATGCCGGCCCTGAGGGCGAAGAGGAGCTTATTGCCAGTCTAGGAACACCAAAAGAAGCAGCTCATGATGTCCTCTCTGATCTTCTTGATAAAAAAGTCAATGAGGCACCTGCTCAAAAGAATGACCGCCAACTGCTGCACATTGCACTCTTGGCCTTACTAGCAGCCCCTATCGGAATCCCTGTTGGAATTGCAATTATCTTAACCATTATCGGGCTTTTTATCGCGGCTGTCTCTGTCATTCTAGCCTTTTTCACCATCTCTGTGACGGGTATCCTGCTGGGCGGAGTCTTTATCGTAGAGAGCTTTAGTGTTCTGGTCGAAGCCAAATCTGCCTTTATCTTAATTTTTGGGGCTGGTTTGCTTTCTATCGGTGCTTCTTCTCTTGTTCTACTGGGCATCTCCTATGTAGCTCGTTTCTTTGGCCTCCTGGTCGTCCGCTTGGTGCAATGGATTCTTAAAAAAGGAAAGAGAGGTGACAGACATGCGTAA
- a CDS encoding PadR family transcriptional regulator, translating to MYFPTSSALIEFLILAVLEQGDSYGYEISQTIKLIANIKESTLYPILKKLEASGFLTTYSREFQGRMRKYYSLTNRGVEQLVTLKEEWTLYTDTVNGIIEGSIRHDKN from the coding sequence ATGTACTTCCCAACATCCTCTGCCTTGATTGAGTTTCTCATCTTGGCTGTACTGGAGCAGGGGGATTCTTATGGTTATGAGATTAGTCAAACCATTAAGCTCATCGCCAATATCAAAGAATCTACGCTCTACCCCATTCTCAAAAAATTGGAAGCCAGTGGCTTTCTGACCACCTACTCTAGAGAGTTTCAGGGGCGTATGCGCAAATACTACTCCTTGACCAATCGGGGCGTAGAGCAGCTCGTTACTCTAAAGGAAGAGTGGACGCTCTATACCGACACCGTCAACGGCATCATAGAAGGGAGTATCCGCCATGACAAGAACTGA
- a CDS encoding retron Ec67 family RNA-directed DNA polymerase/endonuclease yields the protein MTKLNQLKTKDDFAKLLGFKNARYINHLLYNITTDNLYEPPIVIPKKNGGERVIHAPQKELKFLQKKLSNVLWECYLESIESKSKDKNFKTPVLSHAFEKGKSIITNSQMHRNKKYILNIDLKNFFDSFNFGRVRGFFIKDRDFAVSPEIATVIAQIACYQGKLPQGAPSSPIITNLITRILDYRIVKIAKKYRFTYSRYADDMTFSTNCELNSNKLRASKELDNFLTELEEVIISSGFEINPKKTRLSNNMQRQEVTGLVVNKKINVKREYVKNTRAMAFQLYKDGAFEIDKKPGTINQLTGRFAFIFQIDQYNNYLLYEKSLIQNNLDSQKYLLGRNSSKKSESKYFWKYIFYNKNLRKELFYNKKHNTYNLPKEFYSISENEKEVYMCLFNSKEKEYKKFLFYRYFFGNDRPMIVTEGKTDPLYIKAALKKLYKNYPKLIEKDGDDFIFKIEFLNRSNTVEYLFNIPEGGEGLKYWYNYFSNQIPANFFNQKFPAKNDGKKIYKELYPNYMEFFSHLTSREPKNPTIFLFDNEPSGNPLFKFFNHATDLNVSSNNLGQVRGTSFYKITKKDSLYVMATPLMPHMNNGNSSDIEDLLLSCNPSPILKGKTFSKGGGANHYGKDIFSKYVLKNYKEFDFTEFIPLLDGIRDNILDYTS from the coding sequence ATGACTAAATTAAATCAATTAAAAACCAAGGATGACTTTGCAAAACTTCTTGGTTTTAAAAACGCCAGATACATTAACCATTTGTTATACAACATAACAACCGATAACCTATATGAACCGCCAATTGTTATTCCTAAAAAGAATGGTGGAGAAAGAGTTATACATGCTCCCCAAAAAGAGTTGAAGTTCCTTCAGAAAAAATTGTCTAATGTTTTGTGGGAATGTTACCTTGAAAGCATAGAATCTAAATCTAAGGACAAGAACTTTAAAACACCTGTACTGTCTCATGCATTTGAAAAGGGGAAAAGCATTATTACCAACTCTCAGATGCATCGAAACAAGAAATACATTCTGAACATTGACTTGAAAAACTTTTTTGATTCTTTTAATTTTGGAAGAGTAAGAGGCTTCTTTATAAAAGATAGAGATTTTGCTGTTTCACCAGAAATTGCTACAGTAATTGCTCAAATTGCATGTTACCAAGGTAAGTTACCACAAGGAGCCCCTTCTTCTCCCATCATCACAAATTTAATTACTAGAATTTTAGATTATCGGATTGTCAAAATTGCTAAAAAATATCGTTTTACATATTCTAGATATGCCGATGATATGACTTTTTCGACAAATTGTGAACTAAACTCTAATAAGCTGAGAGCAAGCAAAGAGTTAGATAACTTTTTAACTGAATTAGAGGAGGTAATCATCTCATCTGGTTTTGAAATCAATCCTAAAAAAACACGGTTAAGTAATAACATGCAACGCCAAGAAGTTACTGGACTAGTTGTCAACAAGAAGATAAATGTAAAAAGAGAGTACGTAAAAAATACTCGTGCAATGGCCTTTCAATTATACAAAGATGGAGCTTTTGAAATAGATAAGAAACCAGGAACGATCAATCAACTAACGGGACGCTTTGCTTTTATTTTTCAAATAGATCAATACAACAACTACTTACTTTATGAAAAGTCCCTGATACAAAATAATCTGGATTCACAAAAATATTTATTAGGCAGAAACTCATCAAAAAAATCTGAATCAAAATATTTTTGGAAGTATATCTTTTATAATAAAAATTTACGAAAAGAATTATTCTATAATAAAAAACATAATACTTATAATTTACCTAAAGAGTTCTATAGTATCTCAGAAAATGAAAAAGAAGTTTATATGTGCTTATTTAATTCTAAAGAAAAAGAATATAAAAAATTCTTATTTTATAGATATTTTTTTGGAAATGATAGACCTATGATTGTTACAGAAGGGAAGACAGATCCTCTATATATTAAAGCAGCCTTAAAAAAACTATATAAGAATTATCCAAAACTTATTGAAAAAGATGGTGATGATTTTATATTTAAAATTGAATTTCTAAATCGTAGTAATACTGTGGAATACCTGTTTAATATCCCAGAAGGGGGAGAAGGTCTCAAGTATTGGTATAATTATTTTTCTAATCAAATACCCGCAAATTTTTTTAATCAAAAATTTCCTGCAAAAAATGATGGAAAGAAAATCTATAAGGAACTATATCCTAATTATATGGAGTTTTTTTCCCATTTAACTTCAAGAGAACCAAAAAATCCAACTATATTTTTATTTGATAATGAGCCATCAGGTAATCCTCTTTTTAAATTTTTTAATCATGCTACAGATTTAAATGTTAGTAGCAATAATCTTGGTCAAGTTAGAGGTACATCTTTTTATAAGATTACAAAGAAAGATAGTTTGTATGTCATGGCGACACCTTTAATGCCTCACATGAATAACGGTAACTCCTCTGATATCGAAGATCTACTATTGTCTTGTAATCCATCACCTATTTTAAAAGGAAAGACATTCTCCAAAGGTGGTGGTGCTAATCATTATGGAAAGGATATTTTTTCAAAGTATGTTCTGAAAAATTATAAAGAATTCGATTTTACTGAGTTTATCCCTTTGCTAGACGGCATAAGAGATAATATCCTAGATTATACATCATGA
- a CDS encoding CynX/NimT family MFS transporter, protein MKKQSLFFVLGIVLIGTVLRSPFTALPTILGDIAQGLGAEVSSLGILTSLPLLMFALFSAFASRLAQKIGLEHLFTYCLLLLTVGSVIRILNLPLLYLGTLIIGASIAIFNVLLPSIIQANQPQKISFLTTLYVTAMGISTAIASYLSVPITQASSWKGLILVLSFLCLVTLLVWLPNHRHNHHLENQKEKQVKENILKSKDVWAIIIFGGLQSLLFYTSMTWLPTIAISAGLSNSDAALLASIFSLISIPFSMTVPNLTTHLSDGHRRIMLTIISIAGMTGIAMLLYPSSSFLYWLVVHLLIGTACSALFPYLMVCFSLKTSSPEKTAQLSGLAQTGGYILAAFGPTLFGYSFELFQSWIPAVIALLIVDIIMTVSLFMVDRADKIL, encoded by the coding sequence ATGAAAAAACAATCGCTCTTTTTTGTTCTAGGAATTGTCTTAATCGGGACTGTTTTACGCTCTCCTTTTACTGCTCTTCCAACCATTTTAGGAGATATCGCTCAGGGACTAGGAGCTGAGGTTAGTTCTCTTGGGATTTTAACCAGCCTCCCTCTCTTGATGTTTGCTCTTTTCTCTGCTTTTGCGAGCCGCTTGGCACAAAAAATCGGGTTAGAACATCTCTTTACTTACTGTCTGCTCCTCTTAACTGTTGGATCTGTCATTCGGATTCTCAATCTTCCCCTTCTCTATCTAGGAACTCTGATCATCGGAGCAAGCATTGCGATCTTCAATGTACTCCTCCCAAGTATAATCCAGGCAAATCAGCCTCAAAAGATTAGTTTCCTAACAACTCTCTATGTCACTGCCATGGGAATTTCGACAGCCATCGCTTCTTATCTTTCGGTCCCTATCACCCAAGCTAGTTCTTGGAAGGGACTCATCCTCGTTCTCAGCTTTCTCTGTCTGGTCACTCTGCTAGTCTGGTTGCCAAATCATCGCCACAACCACCACCTAGAAAACCAAAAAGAAAAGCAAGTCAAAGAGAATATTCTAAAAAGTAAAGATGTCTGGGCTATCATTATCTTTGGCGGACTTCAGTCCTTGCTCTTTTATACGAGCATGACCTGGCTTCCAACGATTGCTATTAGTGCTGGTCTTTCTAATAGTGATGCGGCTCTTCTAGCTTCTATCTTCTCGCTGATCAGCATTCCTTTTTCAATGACTGTTCCAAATCTGACAACTCATCTGTCAGACGGCCACCGTCGAATCATGCTAACAATTATCTCTATCGCTGGTATGACAGGAATTGCCATGCTCTTGTATCCAAGTAGCAGTTTCCTCTACTGGTTAGTCGTCCATCTCTTGATTGGAACGGCCTGCAGCGCCCTCTTCCCCTACCTCATGGTTTGCTTCTCTCTTAAAACCAGTTCGCCTGAAAAGACAGCCCAGCTGTCAGGATTGGCGCAAACAGGGGGCTACATCTTAGCAGCTTTTGGTCCTACCTTGTTTGGTTACAGTTTTGAACTTTTCCAATCTTGGATCCCAGCTGTCATTGCTCTACTTATCGTTGACATCATCATGACTGTCTCACTCTTTATGGTAGATCGGGCTGATAAGATACTTTAA
- a CDS encoding glycosyltransferase, whose translation MPEKQKISVLMSVYVKENPTFLREAIKSVQNQTLKPSELVLVEDGPLTPELYQVLDEVEAQSDIPVKRCPLEENQGLGLALRYGVLQCQYDIIARMDTDDLAVPDRFEKQLQLMEKEDLDLLGGHIAEFIDNPDEIVSYRRVPTQHADIVAYQRMRSAFNHMTVMFKKDMVLKAGNYEDGLYMEDDLLWLNMIAAGAKTGNLDQVLCKVRVGAGMFERRGGLRYLKLYRQARQRMLERGQISYMDYAKSVAIQAIVALCPGFVRQFIFVKLLRKRK comes from the coding sequence GTGCCTGAAAAGCAAAAAATCAGCGTCTTGATGTCGGTCTATGTAAAGGAAAATCCGACGTTTTTAAGAGAGGCTATCAAAAGTGTTCAAAACCAGACCTTGAAACCGAGCGAACTTGTTCTTGTTGAGGACGGCCCGCTCACACCCGAACTCTATCAGGTGCTAGATGAAGTGGAAGCTCAGTCAGACATTCCAGTTAAACGGTGCCCCTTAGAAGAAAATCAAGGTTTAGGCTTGGCTCTTCGATACGGCGTTTTACAGTGCCAGTATGACATTATTGCCCGCATGGATACGGATGATTTAGCCGTTCCGGATCGTTTTGAGAAACAGCTTCAGCTAATGGAGAAAGAAGATCTCGATCTCTTAGGTGGGCATATCGCAGAGTTCATTGATAATCCAGATGAGATTGTGTCTTATCGTCGTGTTCCAACTCAGCACGCAGATATTGTGGCTTATCAGAGAATGAGAAGCGCCTTTAACCATATGACAGTTATGTTCAAAAAGGACATGGTCCTCAAGGCGGGCAACTACGAAGACGGACTTTACATGGAGGATGACCTCCTTTGGCTCAATATGATTGCTGCAGGAGCCAAGACTGGGAACCTAGATCAAGTCTTGTGTAAGGTTCGTGTCGGTGCAGGGATGTTTGAGCGTCGAGGTGGCTTGCGTTACCTTAAACTCTATCGTCAAGCTCGCCAACGGATGCTTGAGCGAGGGCAAATTTCTTACATGGATTATGCTAAAAGTGTAGCCATTCAGGCAATTGTTGCACTTTGTCCAGGCTTTGTACGTCAGTTTATCTTCGTCAAACTTTTAAGAAAGAGAAAGTAA
- a CDS encoding nucleoside-diphosphate sugar epimerase/dehydratase: MNKKLTDYVIDLVEILNKQQKQVFWGIFDILSMVVSIIVSYILFYGLINPAPVDYVIYTLLAFLLYQIMIAFWGLNASISRYSKITDFMKIFFGVMLSSVLSYGICYAFLPLFSIRFIVLFILLSTFLILLPRITWQLIYSKRKQGSGDGEHRRTFLIGAGDGGALFMNSYQHPTSDLELVGILDNDEKKKGQKLGGIPVLGSYDNLPELAKRHQIERVIVAIPSLDPSEYERILQMCNKLGVKCYKMPKVETVVQGLHQPGSGFQKIDITDLLGRQEIRLDESRLGTEITGKTILVTGAGGSIGSEICRQVSRFNPERIVLLGHGENSIYLVYHELIRTFQGIDYVPVIADIQDYDRLLQVFEQYKPAIVYHAAAHKHVPMMERNPKEAFKNNILGTYNVAKAVDEAKVPKMVMISTDKAVNPPNVMGATKRVAELIVTGFNQRSKSTYCAVRFGNVLGSRGSVIPVFERQIAEGGPVTVTDFRMTRYFMTIPEASRLVIHAGAYAKDGEVFILDMGKPVKIYDLAKKMVLLSGHTESEIPIIEVGIRPGEKLYEELLVSTELVDNQVMDKIFVGKVNVMPLEAIDQKIEEFRSLSGDELKEAIISFANETTHAE, translated from the coding sequence ATGAATAAAAAACTAACAGATTACGTGATTGATCTGGTTGAAATTTTAAATAAACAGCAAAAACAAGTGTTTTGGGGGATATTCGATATTCTGAGCATGGTGGTTTCCATCATCGTATCTTATATCTTGTTTTATGGCCTTATAAATCCTGCGCCTGTGGATTATGTGATCTACACTCTTTTAGCCTTCCTCCTCTATCAAATCATGATTGCATTTTGGGGGCTGAATGCTAGTATCAGTCGTTATAGCAAGATTACGGATTTTATGAAAATCTTTTTTGGAGTGATGCTCAGCAGTGTTCTTTCTTATGGAATCTGCTATGCCTTTCTTCCATTGTTTTCTATCCGTTTCATCGTACTCTTCATTTTGTTGAGTACCTTCCTCATCTTGCTTCCTCGTATCACTTGGCAGCTGATTTATTCTAAGCGCAAGCAAGGTAGTGGAGATGGAGAACATCGTCGTACCTTCTTGATCGGTGCTGGTGATGGTGGTGCCCTCTTTATGAACAGCTACCAACATCCAACTAGCGACCTTGAGCTAGTGGGGATTTTGGATAACGATGAAAAGAAAAAGGGACAAAAACTAGGTGGCATCCCAGTTCTGGGCTCTTATGATAATCTACCTGAATTGGCTAAACGTCACCAAATCGAGCGTGTTATCGTAGCGATTCCTTCGCTTGACCCATCAGAGTACGAACGCATCTTGCAGATGTGTAATAAGCTAGGCGTCAAATGTTACAAGATGCCTAAGGTTGAGACAGTCGTTCAAGGACTCCATCAACCAGGTAGTGGTTTCCAAAAAATTGATATCACAGACCTTTTGGGCCGTCAGGAAATTCGTCTCGACGAATCGCGTCTGGGTACTGAGATTACAGGCAAGACCATCCTGGTGACAGGAGCCGGTGGTTCGATTGGTTCGGAGATTTGTCGTCAGGTTAGCCGCTTCAATCCAGAACGTATCGTCTTGCTTGGACATGGTGAAAACTCAATCTATCTCGTTTATCATGAATTGATCCGTACATTCCAAGGGATTGATTATGTTCCTGTTATTGCAGATATTCAGGACTACGACCGTCTCTTGCAGGTGTTTGAGCAGTACAAACCAGCCATTGTTTATCATGCTGCAGCCCACAAGCACGTTCCAATGATGGAGCGCAATCCAAAAGAAGCCTTCAAGAACAATATCCTTGGTACCTACAATGTTGCCAAGGCTGTTGATGAGGCCAAAGTACCTAAGATGGTCATGATTTCGACTGACAAGGCGGTCAATCCACCAAATGTTATGGGTGCGACTAAGCGCGTGGCGGAATTGATTGTCACTGGCTTTAACCAACGTAGTAAATCAACCTACTGTGCAGTTCGTTTTGGGAATGTTCTGGGTAGTCGTGGTAGTGTGATTCCTGTCTTTGAGCGTCAGATTGCTGAAGGCGGTCCTGTAACAGTGACAGACTTCCGTATGACACGTTACTTCATGACCATTCCAGAGGCTAGCCGTCTAGTAATCCATGCTGGCGCTTATGCCAAGGACGGAGAAGTCTTTATCCTCGATATGGGCAAACCAGTTAAGATCTATGACTTGGCTAAGAAAATGGTTCTTCTAAGTGGGCACACGGAAAGTGAAATTCCAATCATTGAGGTCGGTATCCGCCCAGGTGAAAAACTCTATGAAGAACTCTTGGTTTCGACCGAATTGGTTGATAACCAAGTCATGGACAAGATTTTCGTTGGTAAGGTAAATGTCATGCCGCTAGAAGCCATCGATCAAAAGATTGAAGAATTCCGTTCACTCAGTGGAGATGAGCTCAAAGAAGCCATCATTTCCTTTGCAAACGAAACAACTCATGCTGAGTAA
- a CDS encoding HAD-IA family hydrolase → MSSISAIFFDLDGTLVDSSLGIHNAFTHTFKELGVPSPDAKTIRGFMGPPLESSFATCLPKEQISEAVQIYRSYYKKKGIHEAQLFPRITELLQELSQNYPLYITTTKNTPTAHDMTKNLGIHHFFDGIYGSSPETPHKADVIRFALQTHQLPADQILIIGDTKFDMIGAQETGIKKFAVTWGFGEEADLLSYQPDWIAHTIDDIIKQL, encoded by the coding sequence ATGTCCTCTATCTCAGCAATCTTTTTTGATCTAGACGGAACTTTGGTTGACAGTTCCCTCGGGATCCACAATGCTTTTACCCATACCTTTAAAGAGCTAGGAGTTCCAAGCCCTGATGCCAAAACCATTCGTGGTTTTATGGGACCGCCACTTGAAAGTAGTTTTGCAACGTGTCTTCCCAAGGAGCAAATCTCGGAAGCTGTGCAGATCTATCGTTCTTACTACAAGAAAAAAGGGATCCACGAAGCCCAACTCTTCCCCCGAATAACGGAATTGCTTCAAGAACTTTCACAAAACTACCCTCTCTATATCACCACAACAAAGAATACTCCTACTGCTCATGATATGACTAAAAATCTGGGAATCCATCATTTCTTTGATGGCATTTACGGTTCTAGTCCTGAAACGCCACACAAGGCGGACGTCATCCGTTTTGCCTTGCAGACGCATCAACTCCCTGCAGACCAAATCCTCATCATCGGCGACACTAAGTTTGATATGATTGGAGCCCAAGAAACTGGTATTAAAAAGTTTGCTGTTACTTGGGGATTTGGAGAAGAGGCTGATTTGCTCAGCTATCAACCTGACTGGATTGCCCATACCATTGATGATATCATTAAGCAACTATAA
- the sdaAA gene encoding L-serine ammonia-lyase, iron-sulfur-dependent, subunit alpha codes for MFYSIKELVEQADLDFQGNVAELMIATEYQLTGRERPEVLLLMERNLEVMKASVELGLSENKSRSGLTGGDAAKLDRHLKSGKALSDFTILSAARNAIAVNEHNAKMGLVCATPTAGSAGCLPAVLTAAIQKLDLSHEEQLDFLFAAGAFGLVIANNASISGAEGGCQAEVGSASAMSAAALTLAAGGTPYQASQAIAFVIKNMLGLICDPVAGLVEVPCVKRNAMGASFAFIAADMALAGIESKIPVDEVIDAMYQVGSSLPTAFRETAEGGLAATPTGRRLQKEIFGE; via the coding sequence ATGTTTTATTCTATCAAAGAATTGGTTGAGCAAGCAGATCTAGACTTCCAAGGAAATGTCGCAGAACTCATGATTGCGACCGAATATCAATTAACAGGTCGGGAACGCCCAGAAGTTCTCCTCCTCATGGAACGCAATCTAGAAGTCATGAAAGCCTCTGTCGAGCTCGGCCTAAGTGAAAACAAATCCCGTAGTGGCCTAACGGGTGGAGACGCAGCCAAACTAGACCGCCATCTCAAAAGTGGCAAGGCCTTGTCGGACTTTACCATCCTATCAGCAGCCCGTAATGCCATCGCTGTCAATGAACACAATGCGAAAATGGGTTTGGTCTGCGCCACCCCAACCGCAGGAAGTGCTGGTTGTTTGCCAGCCGTTCTCACTGCTGCTATCCAAAAATTAGACCTTAGCCACGAAGAACAGCTGGATTTCCTCTTTGCTGCGGGTGCCTTTGGATTGGTTATCGCAAACAATGCCTCTATCTCAGGTGCTGAAGGTGGCTGTCAGGCCGAAGTTGGCTCTGCCTCTGCCATGAGTGCCGCAGCCTTGACCTTGGCTGCAGGTGGAACCCCCTATCAGGCTAGCCAAGCCATCGCCTTTGTCATTAAAAATATGCTAGGCCTCATCTGCGATCCCGTCGCTGGTTTGGTTGAAGTCCCCTGTGTCAAACGAAATGCCATGGGAGCCAGCTTTGCCTTTATCGCGGCTGATATGGCCTTGGCAGGTATCGAGTCTAAGATTCCTGTTGACGAAGTCATCGATGCCATGTACCAAGTCGGATCGAGCCTTCCAACTGCCTTTCGTGAAACGGCTGAGGGTGGACTCGCTGCCACACCTACTGGTCGCCGCCTACAAAAAGAAATCTTCGGAGAATAA